One Fictibacillus halophilus genomic window, CCTCATAACCGAGTTGTGCAAACTGGACGAGCGCTATTTGTTTTAATTGATCATAAGTCATTAGGAAACCACCTTCCGAACGGTCGTTAGTTAATCATATCACACTATTCTATAAAGTCAATTTTTCGTAACGGTTTAAACTTGCCTCATGGGTGCCAAAATGTGGTATCATTATTTTTGGTAAAATAATGAAAAACAGGAATGAGTGCGGTACATGGAGACTCCCAACAGTAAAACATTTATAGATAAATTGGATTACGGAATTCTATTTATACTCTTCTTATTATCAATTATTAGCTTAATGTTCATCTATAGCGGCCAACAATCAGGTCAGTATAATGATAATTTTGTTCCAAAGCAGATATTTTGGTACACATTAAGTACCATTTTGATGTTAGCTATAGCGAGGCTTGATTTTGAGCAACTTAAAAGAATGTCTTGGTATTTCTATGGCATTGTTTTATTTTTTATTGTGATGTTAATTTTTGCACCAGAAAGTATTGCAAAGCCGATCAACGGTTCAAAAGCGTGGTATCAATTACCTTTCCTTGGCTCTTTTCAGCCTTCTGAATTTATGAAGATCGCTTTGATCTTAGTTCTCAGTAATATCGTTGAATCTCACAATTACCAATATATTCAGCGAACGATAAAATCGGATCTATATCTAATTTACAAAATAGGACTAGCAAGTTTAGCTCCTATTATCTTTGTCGCCATCCAGCCAGATTCAGGAATGATCATGCTCTACCTTTCCATCATTCTGTCCATCATATTCATATCAGGTGTAAGCTGGAAGATCATTTTGGCGGTTATCTCATTGCCATCTATCGTCTTGACAGCATTAATCGTCATCTATTTTAAATTTAATGACTTTTTTCAGACGAAACTGCTCGTCTTACTTCTTCCTCACCAACGAAGTAGGATAAACGGCTGGTTAAATCCGTTTGAATACACCGACCAAGGATACCAAACGAAACAAGCGATTACAGCGATCGGTTCAGGTTGGTATTCCGGTAAGGGATGGATGGAAGGAATCATGTATGTACCTGAAGCTCACACTGATTTTATCTTTTCCATTATTGGTGAAGACACAGGTTTTCTCGGTACATCCATCGTAGTAAGTCTATTCTTCTTATTAATCTATAAAATCGTAATATTAGGCGTAAAGTCTAATTACTCGTTTGGCGGGTATATGTGTTCTGGCATAATCGGACTTCTTTCGTTCCAGATTTTTCAGAATGTAGGCATGAATATTGGTTTGTTGCCGGTAACAGGGGTTACGCTCCCTTTTTTGAGTTATGGAGGCAGCTCACTTTTGTCTAATATGATGTTAATGGGGATTGTACTCGGAGTAAGTGTGCAGACGAATCGATATATGTTTGAGATTGATCAGTAAATAAGGTGAAGATGAACGTAATAATTGGGAAAACGACCGGATAATAATCTGGTCGTTGTTTTTTTCAATGGAGTTTTTTAATGGTGTTTTCAGTTAATCTGTCCGTTTGGGATCATAATCTGTCCAATCTTGTTCTTAATCTGTCCATTTCCCTCATTAATCTGTCCATTTTCAATTATTATAAATCAACAATCAGTTGCTTAACTTACACCACCTCAACATACCCCCACTCCAATGTGCAAACAGATAAAAAGCACTCCTCTCATTAGAAGAAGTGCTAACTAACACAATCTATTCACTCGTTTGAAGTATCTTAGTTACATTAACTGATTCCTTCAATTTAGGACTTCCTGCGTTATCCGCAAATCCGAAAATACTAAACAATACAATCGTCATACCAAGTAAGAATTTCTTGTTTATTTTCATCATTTCACCGAGTCCAGTTCAATTGTAGCTTTAAACAGATCGCCGTCAACATCGATGTCCATGCTGCCCTCATGAAGATCTACAATGGATTTTGCGATGGCGAGACCAAGGCCAGAACCATCAGTATGACGTGATGTGTCTCCGCGTTTAAACCGTTCAAATAGTTCTTCAAAGTTTCCGCCTAGTTCATACTTCGAGACATTTTTAAAAGAAACGATGACCTTTCGATTTTCCTCTGTTACGGACACATATACTCTAGTATTCTCCATAGAATACTTTAATGCATTGCCGATCAAGTTATCAAAGACGCGCCACATCTTTTGTCCGTCCACATGAGCAAGGACCGGAACTTTAGGCGTTGCTAGCCTGAATGTAAGTGACGATTCTTTGATGGTTTCATTGTATTCAGCCATGGCTTGTTGAAGCAACTGGACGATATCGACATCTTGTTTAATCAGCTCCAGATTCCCGCTTGCCATCTTAGATACTTCGAACAGATCGTCAATCAGAACCTTTAGACGCTTCGACTTGCGATCTATAATTTCTAAATAAGCATTCTGATCCTCTTTTGTTACCTCTTGTGACTTTAAGAGTTCTGTATACGTAATAATCGATGTCAAAGGAGTTCGTAAATCATGACTAACATTGGTGATCAGCTCCGTTTTAAGCCTCTCACTTTTTGCTTCAGCACGCTTCGACGTTTTCACACCCTGTTTTAATACGTTCAGGTTTCCAGCTAACATGGCTAGTGCTGATTTACCCTTATTAGGAAGGTCTTGCTCCATCTGTCCCGATGCAAGTTCATTCGTATGCTGAATAATTCTATTAAAGTACCCAATTCTTTTTAAAAGGTAGATTAATACCGGTAAAGTAAAGAATAAAAACAGAATGAAATAAACGACGAAAGCCATGGGATGAAAGAATACGACTGCAGCACCGAAACCTGATAAGAAAATAACGATAAGAAGCAGCATGATTTGTATAGCAACACTTCTATTGTAGAATGCATCAGAAACTAACCGGTAAAACCATTGGGCTGACTTAGAGATAAACGCATCTCGATATAATTGTTTGTTTCTAATATCCC contains:
- a CDS encoding FtsW/RodA/SpoVE family cell cycle protein; the protein is METPNSKTFIDKLDYGILFILFLLSIISLMFIYSGQQSGQYNDNFVPKQIFWYTLSTILMLAIARLDFEQLKRMSWYFYGIVLFFIVMLIFAPESIAKPINGSKAWYQLPFLGSFQPSEFMKIALILVLSNIVESHNYQYIQRTIKSDLYLIYKIGLASLAPIIFVAIQPDSGMIMLYLSIILSIIFISGVSWKIILAVISLPSIVLTALIVIYFKFNDFFQTKLLVLLLPHQRSRINGWLNPFEYTDQGYQTKQAITAIGSGWYSGKGWMEGIMYVPEAHTDFIFSIIGEDTGFLGTSIVVSLFFLLIYKIVILGVKSNYSFGGYMCSGIIGLLSFQIFQNVGMNIGLLPVTGVTLPFLSYGGSSLLSNMMLMGIVLGVSVQTNRYMFEIDQ